A genomic region of Raphanus sativus cultivar WK10039 chromosome 6, ASM80110v3, whole genome shotgun sequence contains the following coding sequences:
- the LOC108812201 gene encoding uncharacterized protein LOC108812201 has translation MARSCSIWTPILISLSPMTGDSAKVSRRRVILATSVGSPQPLLEANIKEPQVIDSKDVSRRNTLLYLTAGVLGGVNLLHGEAAEARVGRKENRRKALEKLRGRAKESEPKSGDENKKELDAEIFPLLPPPLQPQALGPVVEANLLP, from the exons ATGGCGAGATCGTGCTCTATCTGGACGCCTATCTTGATCTCACTTTCTCCGATGACCGGTGATTCAGCTAAAGTTTCCCGGCGACGGGTGATTTTAGCCACAAGTGTAGGTTCTCCTCAG CCTTTACTTGAAGCAAACATTAAGGAACCGCAAGTCATTGATTCCAAAGATGTTTCCAGGAGAAACACGTTGCTGTATCTAACGGCTGGAGTTCTTGGTGGGGTTAACTTGCTCCATGGTGAAGCTGCAGAAGCTCGAGTAGGGAGAAAGGAGAACAGGAGAAAAGCTTTAGAGAAGCTGAGAGGGAGAGCGAAAGAGTCTGAACCCAAGTCAGGAGACGAGAATAAGAAAGAGTTAGACGCTGAAATATTTCCTCTACTTCCTCCACCTCTCCAACCACAAGCTCTTGGACCTGTTGTTGAAGCAAACTTGTTGCCATAA